A stretch of Megalobrama amblycephala isolate DHTTF-2021 linkage group LG14, ASM1881202v1, whole genome shotgun sequence DNA encodes these proteins:
- the slc38a2 gene encoding sodium-coupled neutral amino acid transporter 2 isoform X1 translates to MSRFEHAPDMDTSSNSNEYKSYQHCPTKVPFSGMSNALTNTKMSRFNIAPEMDSSSSNSNEYTSYQDCPTKVPFNGLQYTDVDAESQNFLSDHHLGKKKYEAEYSQGSASFGMSVFNLGNAIMGSGILGLSYAMANTGIAMFVILLVAVAIFSLYSVHLLLKTANEGGSVVYEQLGYKAFGIPGKLAASCSITMQNFGAMASYLYIVKYELPIVIKAFLDANDNAWYTNGDYLVLIVTVSIILPLSLLKNLGYLGYTSGFSLLCMVFFVIVVIYKKFQIPCPLPENLINITVNVSQPQVNTTEEECCKPKYFVFNSQTVYAVPILTFAFVCHPAILPMYEELKDRSRKKMQNVANVSFLGMFVMYLLAALFGYLTFNEAVEPELLHTYSKVYNFDLVLLIVRFAVLTAVTLTVPVVLFPIRTSVNHLLGASKDFSWPRHICITVALLVCVNILVIFVPTIRDIFGFIGASAAAMLIFILPSAFYIRLVKKESMKSVQKIGALLFLIMGIVVMICSMTLIVLDWIHNAGSSDDHSDGH, encoded by the exons ATGAGTCGTTTTGAACACGCTCCAGACATGGACACCAGTTCCAACAGCAACGAGTACAAAAGTTATCAGCACTGTCCCACCAAAGTCCCCTTCAGCGG AATGAGCAACGCCCTTACAAATACAAAGATGAGTCGTTTTAACATCGCTCCAGAGATGGACAGCAGTAGTTCCAACAGCAACGAATACACAAGTTATCAGGACTGTCCCACCAAAGTCCCCTTCAACGG ACTGCAGTATACCGACGTGGACGCCGAAAGTCAGAACTTCCTCTCTGATCATCACTTGGGCAAGAAGAAGTATGAAGCTGAATAT AGCCAAGGCTCGGCGTCGTTCGGAATGTCAGTGTTTAACTTGGGCAACGCCATCATGGGAAGTGGAATACTAGGACTCTCCTATGCCATGGCTAATACTGGCATCGCCATGTTTGT GATCCTGCTGGTTGCCGTGGCCATTTTCTCCCTGTACTCGGTCCATTTGCTGCTCAAAACGGCCAATGAAGGAG GGTCTGTGGTGTATGAACAGCTGGGGTACAAAGCGTTCGGGATTCCAGGCAAACTGGCAGCATCCTGCTCTATCACCATGCAGAACTTTGGAG CAATGGCGAGCTACCTCTACATCGTGAAGTACGAGCTGCCCATCGTCATTAAGGCCTTCTTAGACGCCAATGACAA TGCGTGGTACACTAATGGAGATTATCTGGTTCTAATAGTCACCGTCAGCATCATACTGCCACTCTCGCTGCTTAAAAACCTGG GTTATCTTGGATACACTAGCGGTTTCTCTTTGTTGTGTATGGTGTTCTTCGTCATTGTG GTGATCTACAAGAAGTTCCAGATCCCCTGTCCACTACCCGAGAACCTCATTAACATCACAGTGAACGTCTCTCAGCCGCAGGTCAACACTACTGAAGAAGAGTGCTGCAAACCCAAGTACTTCGTCTTTAACTCACAG ACTGTGTACGCGGTTCCCATTTTGACCTTTGCATTTGTGTGCCACCCGGCTATCCTGCCCATGTACGAGGAGCTCAAAGA TCGTTCCCGGAAGAAGATGCAGAACGTTGCGAATGTGTCGTTTCTGGGAATGTTTGTGATGTATCTGTTGGCTGCTCTGTTCGGATACCTGACCTTCAACG aggCCGTTGAACCCGAGCTCCTGCACACTTACTCAAAGGTCTACAATTTTGACTTGGTGCTTCTGATCGTGCGTTTCGCCGTCCTGACCGCCGTGACGCTGACCGTGCCCGTGGTTCTCTTCCCA ATCCGCACCTCAGTCAACCATCTCCTCGGCGCCTCTAAAGACTTCAGCTGGCCGCGTCACATCTGCATCACCGTCGCCCTGCTGGTCTGCGTCAACATCCTCGTCATCTTCGTTCCCACCATCAGAGACATTTTTGGATTTATCG GTGCGTCCGCTGCTGCTATGCTCATCTTCATCCTGCCTTCGGCCTTCTACATCAGACTGGTGAAGAAGGAGTCCATGAAATCCGTCCAGAAGATCGGG GCGTTGTTGTTCCTCATCATGGGCATCGTAGTGATGATCTGCAGCATGACTTTGATCGTCCTGGACTGGATCCACAACGCAGGATCTTCAGACGACCACTCCGACGGCCACTAG
- the slc38a2 gene encoding sodium-coupled neutral amino acid transporter 2 isoform X2 — protein sequence MSNALTNTKMSRFNIAPEMDSSSSNSNEYTSYQDCPTKVPFNGLQYTDVDAESQNFLSDHHLGKKKYEAEYSQGSASFGMSVFNLGNAIMGSGILGLSYAMANTGIAMFVILLVAVAIFSLYSVHLLLKTANEGGSVVYEQLGYKAFGIPGKLAASCSITMQNFGAMASYLYIVKYELPIVIKAFLDANDNAWYTNGDYLVLIVTVSIILPLSLLKNLGYLGYTSGFSLLCMVFFVIVVIYKKFQIPCPLPENLINITVNVSQPQVNTTEEECCKPKYFVFNSQTVYAVPILTFAFVCHPAILPMYEELKDRSRKKMQNVANVSFLGMFVMYLLAALFGYLTFNEAVEPELLHTYSKVYNFDLVLLIVRFAVLTAVTLTVPVVLFPIRTSVNHLLGASKDFSWPRHICITVALLVCVNILVIFVPTIRDIFGFIGASAAAMLIFILPSAFYIRLVKKESMKSVQKIGALLFLIMGIVVMICSMTLIVLDWIHNAGSSDDHSDGH from the exons ATGAGCAACGCCCTTACAAATACAAAGATGAGTCGTTTTAACATCGCTCCAGAGATGGACAGCAGTAGTTCCAACAGCAACGAATACACAAGTTATCAGGACTGTCCCACCAAAGTCCCCTTCAACGG ACTGCAGTATACCGACGTGGACGCCGAAAGTCAGAACTTCCTCTCTGATCATCACTTGGGCAAGAAGAAGTATGAAGCTGAATAT AGCCAAGGCTCGGCGTCGTTCGGAATGTCAGTGTTTAACTTGGGCAACGCCATCATGGGAAGTGGAATACTAGGACTCTCCTATGCCATGGCTAATACTGGCATCGCCATGTTTGT GATCCTGCTGGTTGCCGTGGCCATTTTCTCCCTGTACTCGGTCCATTTGCTGCTCAAAACGGCCAATGAAGGAG GGTCTGTGGTGTATGAACAGCTGGGGTACAAAGCGTTCGGGATTCCAGGCAAACTGGCAGCATCCTGCTCTATCACCATGCAGAACTTTGGAG CAATGGCGAGCTACCTCTACATCGTGAAGTACGAGCTGCCCATCGTCATTAAGGCCTTCTTAGACGCCAATGACAA TGCGTGGTACACTAATGGAGATTATCTGGTTCTAATAGTCACCGTCAGCATCATACTGCCACTCTCGCTGCTTAAAAACCTGG GTTATCTTGGATACACTAGCGGTTTCTCTTTGTTGTGTATGGTGTTCTTCGTCATTGTG GTGATCTACAAGAAGTTCCAGATCCCCTGTCCACTACCCGAGAACCTCATTAACATCACAGTGAACGTCTCTCAGCCGCAGGTCAACACTACTGAAGAAGAGTGCTGCAAACCCAAGTACTTCGTCTTTAACTCACAG ACTGTGTACGCGGTTCCCATTTTGACCTTTGCATTTGTGTGCCACCCGGCTATCCTGCCCATGTACGAGGAGCTCAAAGA TCGTTCCCGGAAGAAGATGCAGAACGTTGCGAATGTGTCGTTTCTGGGAATGTTTGTGATGTATCTGTTGGCTGCTCTGTTCGGATACCTGACCTTCAACG aggCCGTTGAACCCGAGCTCCTGCACACTTACTCAAAGGTCTACAATTTTGACTTGGTGCTTCTGATCGTGCGTTTCGCCGTCCTGACCGCCGTGACGCTGACCGTGCCCGTGGTTCTCTTCCCA ATCCGCACCTCAGTCAACCATCTCCTCGGCGCCTCTAAAGACTTCAGCTGGCCGCGTCACATCTGCATCACCGTCGCCCTGCTGGTCTGCGTCAACATCCTCGTCATCTTCGTTCCCACCATCAGAGACATTTTTGGATTTATCG GTGCGTCCGCTGCTGCTATGCTCATCTTCATCCTGCCTTCGGCCTTCTACATCAGACTGGTGAAGAAGGAGTCCATGAAATCCGTCCAGAAGATCGGG GCGTTGTTGTTCCTCATCATGGGCATCGTAGTGATGATCTGCAGCATGACTTTGATCGTCCTGGACTGGATCCACAACGCAGGATCTTCAGACGACCACTCCGACGGCCACTAG